From Plasmodium malariae genome assembly, chromosome: 8:
ataaatgttaatgtaattattgaaaataaaaagataaattctTACACAAAAGTATCAGGAGTGGCTTCATTTTGCTGAATTAAACAAACGAACAAGGATATTTGTAGAATGGCATATCGTTCGGATTCTCAAGattcatttaattcattaacatattttaaggAGTGTACAAATTTTCgattaataatatgatatttactagaagtacatatataataaatattatcaaattgtatacataaattatttcattttgtataacatatatatttatgttagtgttatataattattaacatttgtTAACATAGATGAGAAGGCATTACGTGTTAATTGAATTATGAACACTTTTTAGACACAATAAAAcagataatttatatttgaaaatatagaaaaggataaaaattcaaatattttttctttgtagGAAAGCAAAATGTAAGTTTTCgccataaaatatatatgaatctaaataaagtttatattattttcaataaaatatgaacatgtatattttattttttgtacctatggtattatataactagtataaatataaaaattatatagtagaaatagaaaattaatatagaTCCTTTATTAACTTTgtaattttgtattaataataatataatttattaaatatataatatatacgatgaaaaagtagaaaaagGCTATTGAgatacatacaaaaaaagaaaaaaagaaaaatacagttatgttatatatatctaataatgaaACTATAAAGTATTCTCCTAAAACTTTAATCTATTGGTATATGACTTAacatttttggaaaaaataaataatttatacaaatatgtatttactttttaaaaaaagtcttaaaatagtattaaaaaataatgaatatggTTAAAATAGGAAAATCTGCTTTATAGGTAAAAGGGTTAGAGtattttactataaaaaaggttcaattttttaatatactttataagttatatgaatattcttatgaatataaaaaatgctttagcgaacaatttatataaaaacactAACTGTACTTAAAAATGTGACATAGCAATATTCagaaacaaatataaaagaaactAAATGTCTGAGTATATTATGTCAcggaaataatatatatatatatatatattaaaagaaaaaagcatGTTAGTGttaatttaaatgtttttttttgtaatttaattatagttttttaaatttagctatatttttatatagttttttaattctattaattggttaatttaaagaataatatttattaaagtaaaCAGTAATATAAAGTTTTATTATTGGATGATTACAATATGTTTCTTtgtatatgatatattaataattgtCTTACCAAAGATTACTATacataaaatagaaaattattaagaaatagtatatttttttaaagttatatttaataatatattaattatttatgatcattgtttaatttataacCTTATCGTTTGTTCctgatattattaattttcaaaaaaataaataaaaagataatatattctatctaatataatgagaataatattactagaaaacatattatattaaaatatactttatttattatgtatatattatatcgtgtaaattattcttatttttaaatttatttcatttgatATGCATTAGAACTGAAGAaatcatattaaatatttttaaggaaattatattttttatccattttttactcattattatttactatatatatttctacttaatatttatttttaataaaaaaacagcAAAGAGAAATTAATTACatgaatttaaaagaatttcattgacaaataatgatatatattaaaattatttaaattttcttattttcaaaattatgctacaaaaatgaataattatttttttctttttttttaattactgtagaaatatttatttttatatatattgttaggtatcttattaatatgattttttaaacacataatataacataaagaattctatttttataattaatataatacataatttttgtaaaattctacttttttaaatcactattattactatcttGCTGTTAtgataatgaatattttttcaataataataaacatttgttctaaaatatagtatttacaaaattagtattattaataagaaaaacttattaaaatttgaaatgagtttcttaatatataatataatacgtAATCTATGatgtatacattttacatttaaaatatatataatataatgaaatattaaataatatatatatgttttttttttttttttttttttttaaaagaattatataagaatatttaatttctGTACTatattgaattatatattttgaatatttagaaataagCAGTTCTTCTAAAACTGAGAAAGCGTATTTATAGATTAATTTttagagaaaataaattacatagtttattttatatttatatttttgtaaatataaaaaataggttatattaaaaataggtTATCATATTCTTTATGTAGTAATATTACTTGTAAAAAACTAAGACAAAAAAATTGTGCGAAAAACTAAATGAAGCTAAATAAGATTCTTTATCATTCTTGTAAGAAGTAGATTagatatacattaaaataatacaaatataattatgcaaatttatataatttaaaaataatgttataaatttagctatttgttttcttttttaaatttttaattataattcgAAAAAAATACTTGTTAAGGagaatattataatgttatattttacaggattaatataatttttggtatatatacaataattttaaaattatcattcTCTTCGAAAAATCATAGAACGAACAACATATTGtaggaataatatatttatgattttaatagtatttttcataaaatattattcactTATATATTGGCGTCGATCGATTATGCATCgccaaaaaaatatgttccttatattatgtatctttaaaagaataaataaaaaaaatatatattccttctaaaattataagcagaaaaattacaaaaccatatatattagtaaaatatattgttattcattttcatttcttatgtatatattacatcatgcatatactataattatttgtaaatttacttcattttatatatttttaaattaataaaattatttgtaatatttctaTACCATTTTTGATTctagttctttttttttttttttcttatttaatattttttctaaatatatataattaattaatagagaatatataaaattatgtaaattaatGTAGGGATTTCTAATTCAGAAACAGtgatataaattaaacttaATTAAAGGAGCAATATTAAGGAATTATagtaaaacaataaaaaattactccttatttgttttttagaatatatatttcttcatatattaGGTAGATCGCTAGATatttcctttaaaaaaatattatacactaaaaaaaaattgtgtcTACTTAGGGATGAattaatgcattttttataattaaattaaaaaaaatatttattttcttcattatttctattattgtattattataataatcaaTATTTCATTCAAAATTAgaactttttataaaataaatattataaaatttaaatttaatatggTATAGCTTTCTTAACAtaagtaattattttaatatatacaggaatatataatatatgtattctctacattctatatactatataaaataaatattcaaatataaaaagtatttaagtatttatttcagaatttattaagaaaacaacaaataaattattatataattagtttcctatattaataattagattagatattataaatatttattagttaattcaaattatttctttttaaaaaaagttagtttttcttaattatgactatgataaatattatacaatacattttaaatttatttttgtatcatAGATGTTTTGAAGTATATTATAgctatgtatattttttacgtacTTAAGGAgcaatgataaaaaaagaattttaaaaagaattttgctttttattattagatgtatattataatattattaacttcTTTATATTGATTAAATTGTAGTACTAATTATCTAtataatgggaaaaaaacaaaagacaatcatatttattaatttttttgggTTTATCCTTTTATCTTGGATATGTTCTTTTTACATTGATGttgtatgataatattatttaaggatatttgaaatactaatatttttctgttttttttgttaatacttttttttttccttctagcttatttatactattaaataacaaatatttacatattatttttttagagcATGTTCAATATATCATTGGATAAGTACTGCGAGATTAAGAAAATACTAAAAACAAGGAATTATAGATTACTAGGAAAGTATACACATAATATggatttaaattttatatgtacaaaagaagaaatacCAAATATTGGATTAAATATTAGAAAcgatatatgtaataatgaagaaaGTGTGAAAACACAAATGAAGCAGTCAAATGGAAGTTCACCAGGAAATACAAGAGGtcataaaaaacatatgaaaaataaaacttgtacgtttgaaacaaaaaaatattctcatATGGAGAAAAAGATATTCAAGGAACTTGATTATCaggattttcttaaaaacaacAGAACAATTAGTGATAAGTTGtacaaaaaagtaataattaaaaaatacagattACGGTTTGCTTTGCCTTTAgtattgtttttattgttcTCATTAGGACTAATATTAGATTTTACTTGTAATTGTGGCCTTAGGAGGGGGTTATATAAGTTATTGAGATTTTCATTAGGTCTGTCAATAATGACGAAGTTTCACTGTTATTTGAAAACCGCTGTAGGCTCGTTTTTCAAGTATACCaatggtaataatagtagtgaagatttttatataacaccgttttttgattttctaatatattgcGTACTCTTCTTTATATTTGGTATAACTCTTATATCaggaattatttattaccataaaaaagtaaaaaaatttgaaaaaattaaatttaggaAAAGGTAAAATTAGTTATAACAGATATCTTTCAACTTACAAAGAAGtctttaatatgaaaaaaaaaatgtaatatctttaatttttacacttatcaaacttatatatatattggtgtttttttgtaaatttaccTATATACACATGATTTTTCTGATACactacaataaaaaaaattaaatttttagtttttttaacattgcaattgttttaatattttttaaattgtattaTAATGAATGATTTTGAATCAAGTATATATTATGGTTTCATAAAtgcatttttgtatttaagtagaactatatgaaaaatatatgtttgagagttaattatatatacaacaatgctacatatattattttactaatgtgtgataatttatatttgaaataaaaaatggtaaCTTTTATTACATGTATGTTGTTCTAGTCTAAAATaattgtgttttttttttatgttataaagaaaatgtgttattagtttaaaattaataacaaatatgtctttttctgtatataatgtaaggaatataatatatttgttctactgatatgtatgtatatatatatactaaagaataaaattaatatttattatataacatattttttatacgaaatatgttattagatatatttttcaaaatttttttaatgtactattagttttttttgcatgatataaatataaagttataaaaatataacaaaaatatatcataattaGAAATGaatcatttataattatttaaaaattcttaaattatttatcctTTCAATCTAATGAATGGTTCAAATAACATAGAATTGTtgtattaattcatttttgaaaaaatgtattaaatgtttgctatattgaaattatataagtaaataaattaaatatgcatattattatattattaaaatataaaattaatggattaaatataatcatatattaatatattttatgtataaattttatgtttttctttataatatataatatattaaaaagttttacatatatctatattaattatattatgtttaatggtaacgaaaataattatatttttaccattaatataataatgtgttggtatttctttatatatttattctatttattatatttatacaaaagtatattaatttCTATGTTACTGTACTAAAATTGTatagaattataatattttataaaggaaatttctatttcttttgtGTTTATAACACACATTAAGTGaaataaaagttaaaaaataaaattttttttttttttattgtaattaataaataactaATGATATTTATTGTTGTTAGATAAGTTTTATGAAGTTATCATTAGATaattattctaatttttttatgaggTATGATTAAATAAGTGAATGACATAATGTTTCCCATGAACATTTTTGCTcgttatattaatgaaaaagtttcatttattaaatattcttttttaaagatttaaatgataattattatataaaattaatatacattttagtTATTACACTTTCTTACATttaaatagtatttttaGTCAATAAAATTACGcatgcatataaatttttttttttttaatgtactGTAAGAACGTAGAGAATATAAGACTAGTGTATACGCATAATCGACATgtgttaaatgaaaatattgctAATAGggaatttaataaaaaaaaaatttttaatttcagatggcaagaatttttattttgtattaatatttaagttaccactgaaaaaatattagaactGCAGTTacacatattataattaaattataaaatatatttattaaatatgcaTTATCATCTATAAATAAGCTTaattgaattaaataaatgtactGCATCactgaaaacaaaaatattttataacattattattttaataatatttaaatgaattttattattattgttcaggataaaaaatagagcatctaattttatttgattttgaaattttatatgatgtaaagtaatataaattttaatattaaattataagtaatatatttttaaaaaataaaataaagtgtgatattatgataatttaatATGCAATAAGCAAGTTATATTTTAGCTGGGGAATGAGTATTGAagttaaaacattaaaattttataatcatagtaatttaagtatattttaaattttgttctatatgattaaataatcaattttgttatatatgaTTCAGtgtgaatttataaaaaataacataatcGCTACTCAGAACATTTAATGtaattcaataaataaaaataattagttCTCATATGAATCTGAATAATAtaagataattataaaataaaattgttaagtacgaaacataattttaacttATGTGTATGAAAAAACTACATTGCACTGTCTTATAAGCACTactataagaaataaaaaaaaaaaaaaaaaaagaatataaaaaaaatgaaaaattgaaagtTCAGTTCATATGCATACGTTAGTGCACGtgagaaaattttattcaattatatgtaatgttatatatttattacataattattactTAATCATGGTAATGTATATTcatgtttaaatataatatctaagaagtaaaattacttaaaatttaattacataataaattagatataatatatatatatataaaagaaagaaaatagcttatatattttaaattattctaagTTTAATGTACGTAAAACATAAGTATTCAGAATCATTTTATAGTATAAGtgatatatacatttaaaatgtatCTCATAATGTAATACAATATGCAAATTCTTactaattattaaaatagttTGAGgattatcttttaaaaatgtatgtttTGAATGAATCCAAATATACGTAGACcatataatgaaatacagaaagtaaacaaaatatatacttttctaGCTCAtaaaataactatatataactaatgttatggaataataattttattatgttaattaccgtgttattatttttgtaattaaaatattgtagCTTAAATATAATCGtattctttttacttttttgtttattaatttttttttaaggaacTACGAAGTTTTTCATgtattattgaaaaaatatattgttcttattatattttaaatattttactcgtattgattataataattaacaataataataggatttgcattattatatttactaaatGAATTTCGATAAACAATATTAACTTGATTctgaatttctttttctttaaatattttagtcatagtatgtttttataaGGAACCAAGTAATTAACTATGAATTTGTCGAAagttttcataataaaaaataattaacgaTAATTTTTGTGGAGCttcttatcattttattatatacattaacagaaaaattatatatataaattttatttttagagaTATACagaatgaaatttttttgaaattattgTTACTGCATGCAGAggataattaatttattttaagatatattcatttttatatacataaatataaatattaatttttgttttatgaatattttgtaaaattattgtgaattaataaattcataatatattattggtcattattaaaatgtattctaaaaaatgaacaatatattttatatatttatgataaaagaataattattattgtttaaactttttatattataaaaattttcagaaattatgtattacgaaaaaaaatatttagaataatatattatattttatgcatatattaatttaaatataattatttcggAATAACCtatagttttttaaaatggaaaattgtttttttaaatattaatttttaattattattttatattaactacCCTCAATTATATGAGTGAACAACTATATGACAAAGTTTGTATAAATTAGCATGACTagttcaatatatattttaaatttataattaaaacattaatgtatattattatttagtctccacattatatatgtttgataTGATAAATAGaaacaatatttaaaaatatgtcgaaataaatgtttttattttattttttcattattccaTATAATACGTTAATAATTACTGTAGTgctaaataattaatttttatattttggatatttaagttaaaatactaattatattattataattggagatactttattataaaaaacataatgataaatattttaagttatttttttaaattaaatttttttatactatgcaatatattattctcaCATTTTAGTGcgaatttatgaaaatataaaaaatgttgaaacaaaaataaaatattgaaagTTGCATCCTTATATATTTGGTGTATATTACAGAATTgctaattatttttcattctgaatatattaaaatatcaaGAATATGTATCATGGAGCAAAATTTTGtgcaatatttattaattaaaactgcggtatttatccttttatattggatatgtcattttaacaatgatatggtatgattatattattaaattatatttatatttcccatattttttaaattttatatttattaattcttttttttaagcaagatattacatatttctttaaataacaaatatttttttttttttcgatcCCTTATCAGAGATTGACATATGATAATagcaaatttattataaaattagatGTGAGATTGTGTCGAATGATGGCGGCacataaaaaggaaaaacattcaaatattaaatgcataaagaaaaaaatgaaaaataatagagaatacaaaaatgaggaatcatctaataataaaacggCAATCAcagtaaaaaatagaaagctagacaaaatatattataaaaatttagttaGTTATATGGCAAATGCTGATTTTAAGTATTTAAGAAAAagcatgaaaaaaaaagtatttcaGATTTGTGTTTTAGCTAGCTTCCATATATTACTTGGAATACTATTAATtgttttagaaaaattaaattatttaaatgttttaaagtTATTTGATCCTTTACATTTATCAACTCTAGGATTTGTGATATTCATGTTTATAGTTATACTaagtatgttttatttttacaaaaaatttaaaacatata
This genomic window contains:
- the PmUG01_08063000 gene encoding Plasmodium exported protein, unknown function is translated as MEQNFVQYLLIKTAVFILLYWICHFNNDMRLTYDNSKFIIKLDVRLCRMMAAHKKEKHSNIKCIKKKMKNNREYKNEESSNNKTAITVKNRKLDKIYYKNLVSYMANADFKYLRKSMKKKVFQICVLASFHILLGILLIVLEKLNYLNVLKLFDPLHLSTLGFVIFMFIVILSMFYFYKKFKTYIKLTRIKDDIYNTAYPSFRQVGFYKD
- the PmUG01_08062900 gene encoding fam-l protein — translated: MGKKQKTIIFINFFGFILLSWICSFYIDVSMFNISLDKYCEIKKILKTRNYRLLGKYTHNMDLNFICTKEEIPNIGLNIRNDICNNEESVKTQMKQSNGSSPGNTRGHKKHMKNKTCTFETKKYSHMEKKIFKELDYQDFLKNNRTISDKLYKKVIIKKYRLRFALPLVLFLLFSLGLILDFTCNCGLRRGLYKLLRFSLGLSIMTKFHCYLKTAVGSFFKYTNGNNSSEDFYITPFFDFLIYCVLFFIFGITLISGIIYYHKKVKKFEKIKFRKR